Proteins from a single region of Chanodichthys erythropterus isolate Z2021 chromosome 13, ASM2448905v1, whole genome shotgun sequence:
- the kank1b gene encoding KN motif and ankyrin repeat domain-containing protein 1b isoform X2, protein MTQKTHFHLNQQDWSEITADTLQSSPFSIDTPYGYQLDLDFVKYVDDIERSDTIRRLHFNKRPGAASTASESQRIVNPTQWTSSESLSSVSSDEAKKTSPSSSSSSSSVNRRRPPLPHSKPKSSSPRPPVLQDLVTSQRYVDETPAPATHPTLTKPNPLVDKTLIETCKRLEHEKGSSQQGPPEPQPRRRLASFGGLGSRGTLSPYTSWNALNQGAKMTVLDQPQQGSLLLGNTLKISPSSSGRASPVSGVSPLHLQMVRDQMAAALRRLKDLEEQVKAIPVLQVKISVLQEEKRQLTALVKRQDEDQKSGSSTDKDLQEFSSKPAMEVWEHSVISGLTEFQQLSVEMQLLEKKIQDARLESSAFKMRDRKSVAVGDDRSINEVVDFHQHFCKDVAVGAKPETQSVAISVTESMLGVVSNKEAETELQQQTIQHLSDQVQILEAELEEAMLKAEMGRLRSELREAEARNHADKSSSAQPQVICAATQTGSQTRTLGVGNHTNLVHSAVGGGLERISIAVGVSCKPEVRVVSSGPDTPMEEWEVRQRVERKDQCVGSKLADTRNQGVGTTICMCDAATITLETMENKKNISHQTVGCGDCTVDTDVGTVKSLISQGTVTDPVRSVDFGVMASPQTLSQRTNTAFSTVSRSTSTFQACISEASTNTKHTLTRERHTNTAHTITRSLAVGDGKVCDRKATVQMHSVGTTTCLARDTSTSAVPKLGTRDVGIGMANINENILIGLHTRNIACGPSRLPDPVKTRSIGVEVGDGRIRDTEGQMFVQTEPGLDHYIDRMQKLLKEQQDLLTDSHPGSKHEVILQSHSHLDEQVGVSAQSQTSNETTMVKQKNQMELQMSAALHGSPSDDRCLRSIMKRKSTTDSMNPKTASLGTQRSIVELLSEGGDSENEEKKKRGKREKEGCTKDKVKIPKRNERYTFSEKMLSACQTLEVHLNGSKVISNRELRSCLGTVQQEWFCLSSQKRACPQIVEEFLFACRHVSPDVLCYVANMADQNGNTALHYSVSHSNFSVVKILLAAGSSLNISTKLNHYSIIQKFVVSIYLFSLRNEYSRDALN, encoded by the exons ATGACTCAGAAAACACACTTCCACCTGAATCAACAAG ACTGGAGTGAAATCACTGCAGACACTCTTCAGAGTAGCCCATTCAGCATCGATACACCGTATGGGTACCAGCTCGACTTAGATTTTGTTAAATACGTGGACGATATTGAGCGAAGTGACACCATTCGACGGCTGCATTTTAACAAGCGGCCCGGAGCCGCAAGCACTGCCTCCGAGTCGCAACGCATCGTAAACCCCACACAGTGGACTTCTTCAGAGTCTTTGTCCTCAGTGAGCAGTGATGAAGCCAAGAAAACTTCTCCCTCttcatcctcttcctcttcttctgtcAACAGAAGAAGACCCCCACTTCCCCATTCCAAACCTAAATCCTCTAGTCCAAGACCTCCGGTCCTTCAAGACCTAGTCACCTCTCAGAGGTATGTAGATGAGACACCTGCTCCAGCCACACATCCTACCCTAACCAAACCAAATCCTTTAGTGGACAAAACTTTGATAGAAACATGCAAACGTTTGGAACATGAGAAAGGCTCATCGCAGCAAGGACCTCCAGAACCACAGCCACGCCGCAGACTGGCCAGTTTTGGTGGCCTTGGATCTAGAGGTACCCTATCTCCGTATACGAGCTGGAATGCCCTAAATCAAGGTGCCAAGATGACAGTCCTAGACCAGCCCCAACAAGGTTCTTTGTTATTGGGGAACACCCTTAAAATCAGTCCTTCAAGCTCTGGCCGAGCATCTCCAGTGAGTGGTGTGAGCCCACTCCACCTGCAGATGGTCAGAGATCAGATGGCAGCTGCTTTACGAAGGTTAAAGGACCTGGAAGAGCAAGTGAAGGCCATTCCTGTCCTACAGGTGAAGATTTCTGTTTTGCAGGAAGAAAAGAGACAACTGACCGCCTTGGTCAAGAGACAAGATGAAGATCAAAAATCAGGCTCTAGCACTGACAAAGATTTACAAGAATTTAGCAGCAAACCAGCGATGGAGGTTTGGGAGCACAGTGTCATCTCTGGTCTGACGGAATTCCAACAGCTCAGTGTTGAAATGCAACTACTTGAAAAGAAGATCCAAGATGCACGTCTTGAATCCTCTGCCTTCAAGATGAGGGATCGAAAGTCGGTTGCAGTTGGAGATGACAGGAGCATCAATGAAGTTGTTGACTTTCATCAACATTTTTGTAAGGATGTTGCTGTTGGTGCAAAACCTGAGACTCAGTCAGTGGCCATCAGTGTCACCGAGTCTATGCTCGGGGTTGTATCCAACAAGGAGGCAGAAACCGAGTTGCAACAGCAAACCATCCAACATTTAAGTGATCAGGTTCAGATACTGGAGGCCGAGCTTGAAGAAGCAATGCTTAAGGCAGAAATGGGCAGGCTGAGGAGTGAACTGCGGGAAGCAGAAGCGAGAAACCATGCTGACAAGAGTTCCTCCGCACAGCCACAGGTGATCTGCGCCGCAACCCAGACCGGGTCGCAAACTCGCACTCTTGGGGTTGGAAACCACACCAACCTTGTGCATTCTGCTGTTGGGGGAGGACTAGAGCGGATTTCCATTGCTGTTGGAGTCTCCTGCAAACCCGAGGTGAGGGTTGTTTCATCTGGCCCAGATACACCTATGGAAGAGTGGGAAGTGCGCCAAAGAGTAGAGCGAAAGGATCAGTGTGTTGGAAGCAAGCTTGCAGACACAAGAAATCAAGGTGTTGGGACAACAATTTGCATGTGTGACGCTGCCACAATTACTTTGGAGACAATGGAGAACAAGAAAAACATTTCCCACCAAACGGTGGGCTGTGGTGACTGCACGGTCGACACGGATGTCGGAACTGTCAAATCGCTAATTTCCCAAGGAACCGTCACCGACCCAGTGCGAAGCGTTGACTTTGGTGTAATGGCAAGCCCACAGACTTTGTCGCAGCGTACCAACACAGCCTTTTCCACCGTCTCGCGTAGCACCAGCACTTTTCAGGCCTGTATCTCTGAGGCCAGCACCAACACAAAGCACACGCTCACCAGGGAAAGACATACCAACACAGCACACACGATCACCCGATCTCTGGCAGTTGGGGATGGAAAGGTTTGCGACCGAAAGGCTACTGTTCAGATGCACTCTGTTGGGACCACTACATGCTTAGCTAGAGACACAAGCACCTCTGCTGTCCCTAAATTGGGGACACGAGATGTTGGCATCGGAATGGCAAATATCAATGAGAATATTCTCATCGGTCTCCATACACGAAACATTGCATGTGGTCCATCCCGTCTACCAGATCCGGTCAAGACACGTAGCATCGGCGTAGAAGTGGGAGATGGGAGGATACGCGACACGGAGGGCCAGATGTTTGTGCAGACTGAGCCTGGACTTGATCATTACATAGATCGCATGCAGAAATTACTTAAAGAACAACAGGACCTGTTAACCGACAGTCACCCTGGGTCAAAACATGAGGTCATACTCCAGTCCCACAGTCACTTAGATGAACAAGTTGGAG TCAGTGCACAAAGCCAGACGTCAAATGAGACTACAATGGTTAAACAGAAGAATCAAATGGAATTGCAGATGTCCGCTGCTCTTCATG GCTCACCCAGTGATGACCGCTGTCTCAGGTCTATCATGAAAAGGAAAAGCACCACGGATAGTATGAACCCTAAGACTGCATCGCTTGg TACACAAAGAAGTATTGTGGAGCTCTTGTCTGAGGGTGGTGATTCTGAGAatgaagagaagaaaaaaaggggaaagagagagaaagagggctGTACCAAAGATAAAGTGAAGATTCCTAAAAGAAACGAAAG GTATACATTTAGTGAGAAGATGCTTTCTGCCTGCCAAACTCTGGAGGTACACCTCAATGGCAGCAAGGTCATATCCAACAGAGAACTG CGCTCCTGTCTGGGCACAGTGCAGCAGGAGTGGTTCTGTTTGTCCAGTCAGAAGAGGGCATGTCCACAGATTGTGGAGGAATTCCTCTTCGCCTGCCGCCATGTCTCGCCAGACGTGCTGTGCTATGTGGCCAACATGGCTGACCAAAATGGCAACACAGCCCTTCACTACAGTGTGTCTCACTCTAATTTCAGTGTAGTAAAGATTCTACTTGCCGCAG GATCTTCATTGAATATTTCCACAAAACTAAACCACTActctatcattcaaaagtttgtggtcagtatttatttattttctttaagaaATGAGTACAgcagggatgcattaaattaa
- the LOC137034916 gene encoding probable global transcription activator SNF2L2, translating to MKRLAARCNAGLLILSPPDWSQPGDHSQSQAIQNGVSEVMEEESNLKKRKSDQQGNQGSETGQEVVEKVKKRRGRPPAEKLPPNPPKLTKQMNTIVDMVINYKDTLGRQISKGFVQLPSRKEVPEYYELIRKPVDFRRIRERVRNHKYRCIADLEKDIMQMCHNAQTFNLEGSQIFEDSIVLKSVFESARQRIVELSEEDNDAVGSSEADGGHHFNLEAPVSESTNPKPGVKKEKNKTGPSNSSSKETVTNSDEDIGQECENNTRGLLN from the exons ATGAAGAGACTGGCTGCGCGCTGCAATGCTGGTTTGCTAATTCTCTCTCCTCCAGACTGGAGCCAGCCTGGAGACCACAGTCAG TCTCAGGCTATCCAAAACGGAGTGTCTGAGGTTATGGAGGAGGAAAGCAACTTGAAGAAACGAAAAAGCGATCAACAAGGCAACCAGGGCTCTGAGACTGGTCAGGAGGTGgtggaaaaagtaaaaaagagaCGGGGTCGCCCTCCTGCCGAGAAGCTGCCCCCCAACCCCCCCAAGCTCACAAAACAGATGAACACCATCGTAGACATGGTCATCAACTACAAGGACAC GTTGGGCCGACAGATCAGTAAAGGTTTCGTCCAGCTGCCTTCAAGAAAAGAGGTGCCAGAGTATTACGAGCTCATCCGCAAGCCAGTCGACTTCAGGAGGATCAGG GAGAGAGTGCGTAATCACAAATACAGGTGCATTGCGGACCTGGAAAAGGATATCATGCAGATGTGTCACAACGCTCAGACGTTTAATCTGGAAGGATCTCAG ATTTTTGAAGACTCCATTGTTTTGAAGTCTGTTTTTGAGAGTGCAAGACAGCGAATAGTGGAACTCAGCGAGGAAGACAATGATGCTGTTGGAAGCAGTGAAGCAGATGGTGGCCATCATTTTAATCTAGAGG CTCCTGTTTCAGAGTCAACAAATCCCAAACCGGGTgtaaaaaaggagaaaaataaAACCGGTCCTAGTAATTCCAGCTCAAAGGAGACGGTCACAAACAGTGATGAAGACATTGGCCAAGAATGTGAGAATAACACAAGAGGACTATTGAATTAG
- the kank1b gene encoding KN motif and ankyrin repeat domain-containing protein 1b isoform X1 codes for MTQKTHFHLNQQDWSEITADTLQSSPFSIDTPYGYQLDLDFVKYVDDIERSDTIRRLHFNKRPGAASTASESQRIVNPTQWTSSESLSSVSSDEAKKTSPSSSSSSSSVNRRRPPLPHSKPKSSSPRPPVLQDLVTSQRYVDETPAPATHPTLTKPNPLVDKTLIETCKRLEHEKGSSQQGPPEPQPRRRLASFGGLGSRGTLSPYTSWNALNQGAKMTVLDQPQQGSLLLGNTLKISPSSSGRASPVSGVSPLHLQMVRDQMAAALRRLKDLEEQVKAIPVLQVKISVLQEEKRQLTALVKRQDEDQKSGSSTDKDLQEFSSKPAMEVWEHSVISGLTEFQQLSVEMQLLEKKIQDARLESSAFKMRDRKSVAVGDDRSINEVVDFHQHFCKDVAVGAKPETQSVAISVTESMLGVVSNKEAETELQQQTIQHLSDQVQILEAELEEAMLKAEMGRLRSELREAEARNHADKSSSAQPQVICAATQTGSQTRTLGVGNHTNLVHSAVGGGLERISIAVGVSCKPEVRVVSSGPDTPMEEWEVRQRVERKDQCVGSKLADTRNQGVGTTICMCDAATITLETMENKKNISHQTVGCGDCTVDTDVGTVKSLISQGTVTDPVRSVDFGVMASPQTLSQRTNTAFSTVSRSTSTFQACISEASTNTKHTLTRERHTNTAHTITRSLAVGDGKVCDRKATVQMHSVGTTTCLARDTSTSAVPKLGTRDVGIGMANINENILIGLHTRNIACGPSRLPDPVKTRSIGVEVGDGRIRDTEGQMFVQTEPGLDHYIDRMQKLLKEQQDLLTDSHPGSKHEVILQSHSHLDEQVGVSAQSQTSNETTMVKQKNQMELQMSAALHGSPSDDRCLRSIMKRKSTTDSMNPKTASLGTQRSIVELLSEGGDSENEEKKKRGKREKEGCTKDKVKIPKRNERYTFSEKMLSACQTLEVHLNGSKVISNRELRSCLGTVQQEWFCLSSQKRACPQIVEEFLFACRHVSPDVLCYVANMADQNGNTALHYSVSHSNFSVVKILLAAGVCNIDYQNKAGYTPIMLASLAAVETKEDMMVVQELFSRGDVNAKASQAGQTALMLAVSHGRIDMVRALLAAGAEVNIQDDEGSSALMCAGEHGHADIVKLLLAQPGCDATLTDNDESTALSIALEAGHKDIAMLLYAHVNYSKGQPRGSPRSKTPPASRKSFSD; via the exons ATGACTCAGAAAACACACTTCCACCTGAATCAACAAG ACTGGAGTGAAATCACTGCAGACACTCTTCAGAGTAGCCCATTCAGCATCGATACACCGTATGGGTACCAGCTCGACTTAGATTTTGTTAAATACGTGGACGATATTGAGCGAAGTGACACCATTCGACGGCTGCATTTTAACAAGCGGCCCGGAGCCGCAAGCACTGCCTCCGAGTCGCAACGCATCGTAAACCCCACACAGTGGACTTCTTCAGAGTCTTTGTCCTCAGTGAGCAGTGATGAAGCCAAGAAAACTTCTCCCTCttcatcctcttcctcttcttctgtcAACAGAAGAAGACCCCCACTTCCCCATTCCAAACCTAAATCCTCTAGTCCAAGACCTCCGGTCCTTCAAGACCTAGTCACCTCTCAGAGGTATGTAGATGAGACACCTGCTCCAGCCACACATCCTACCCTAACCAAACCAAATCCTTTAGTGGACAAAACTTTGATAGAAACATGCAAACGTTTGGAACATGAGAAAGGCTCATCGCAGCAAGGACCTCCAGAACCACAGCCACGCCGCAGACTGGCCAGTTTTGGTGGCCTTGGATCTAGAGGTACCCTATCTCCGTATACGAGCTGGAATGCCCTAAATCAAGGTGCCAAGATGACAGTCCTAGACCAGCCCCAACAAGGTTCTTTGTTATTGGGGAACACCCTTAAAATCAGTCCTTCAAGCTCTGGCCGAGCATCTCCAGTGAGTGGTGTGAGCCCACTCCACCTGCAGATGGTCAGAGATCAGATGGCAGCTGCTTTACGAAGGTTAAAGGACCTGGAAGAGCAAGTGAAGGCCATTCCTGTCCTACAGGTGAAGATTTCTGTTTTGCAGGAAGAAAAGAGACAACTGACCGCCTTGGTCAAGAGACAAGATGAAGATCAAAAATCAGGCTCTAGCACTGACAAAGATTTACAAGAATTTAGCAGCAAACCAGCGATGGAGGTTTGGGAGCACAGTGTCATCTCTGGTCTGACGGAATTCCAACAGCTCAGTGTTGAAATGCAACTACTTGAAAAGAAGATCCAAGATGCACGTCTTGAATCCTCTGCCTTCAAGATGAGGGATCGAAAGTCGGTTGCAGTTGGAGATGACAGGAGCATCAATGAAGTTGTTGACTTTCATCAACATTTTTGTAAGGATGTTGCTGTTGGTGCAAAACCTGAGACTCAGTCAGTGGCCATCAGTGTCACCGAGTCTATGCTCGGGGTTGTATCCAACAAGGAGGCAGAAACCGAGTTGCAACAGCAAACCATCCAACATTTAAGTGATCAGGTTCAGATACTGGAGGCCGAGCTTGAAGAAGCAATGCTTAAGGCAGAAATGGGCAGGCTGAGGAGTGAACTGCGGGAAGCAGAAGCGAGAAACCATGCTGACAAGAGTTCCTCCGCACAGCCACAGGTGATCTGCGCCGCAACCCAGACCGGGTCGCAAACTCGCACTCTTGGGGTTGGAAACCACACCAACCTTGTGCATTCTGCTGTTGGGGGAGGACTAGAGCGGATTTCCATTGCTGTTGGAGTCTCCTGCAAACCCGAGGTGAGGGTTGTTTCATCTGGCCCAGATACACCTATGGAAGAGTGGGAAGTGCGCCAAAGAGTAGAGCGAAAGGATCAGTGTGTTGGAAGCAAGCTTGCAGACACAAGAAATCAAGGTGTTGGGACAACAATTTGCATGTGTGACGCTGCCACAATTACTTTGGAGACAATGGAGAACAAGAAAAACATTTCCCACCAAACGGTGGGCTGTGGTGACTGCACGGTCGACACGGATGTCGGAACTGTCAAATCGCTAATTTCCCAAGGAACCGTCACCGACCCAGTGCGAAGCGTTGACTTTGGTGTAATGGCAAGCCCACAGACTTTGTCGCAGCGTACCAACACAGCCTTTTCCACCGTCTCGCGTAGCACCAGCACTTTTCAGGCCTGTATCTCTGAGGCCAGCACCAACACAAAGCACACGCTCACCAGGGAAAGACATACCAACACAGCACACACGATCACCCGATCTCTGGCAGTTGGGGATGGAAAGGTTTGCGACCGAAAGGCTACTGTTCAGATGCACTCTGTTGGGACCACTACATGCTTAGCTAGAGACACAAGCACCTCTGCTGTCCCTAAATTGGGGACACGAGATGTTGGCATCGGAATGGCAAATATCAATGAGAATATTCTCATCGGTCTCCATACACGAAACATTGCATGTGGTCCATCCCGTCTACCAGATCCGGTCAAGACACGTAGCATCGGCGTAGAAGTGGGAGATGGGAGGATACGCGACACGGAGGGCCAGATGTTTGTGCAGACTGAGCCTGGACTTGATCATTACATAGATCGCATGCAGAAATTACTTAAAGAACAACAGGACCTGTTAACCGACAGTCACCCTGGGTCAAAACATGAGGTCATACTCCAGTCCCACAGTCACTTAGATGAACAAGTTGGAG TCAGTGCACAAAGCCAGACGTCAAATGAGACTACAATGGTTAAACAGAAGAATCAAATGGAATTGCAGATGTCCGCTGCTCTTCATG GCTCACCCAGTGATGACCGCTGTCTCAGGTCTATCATGAAAAGGAAAAGCACCACGGATAGTATGAACCCTAAGACTGCATCGCTTGg TACACAAAGAAGTATTGTGGAGCTCTTGTCTGAGGGTGGTGATTCTGAGAatgaagagaagaaaaaaaggggaaagagagagaaagagggctGTACCAAAGATAAAGTGAAGATTCCTAAAAGAAACGAAAG GTATACATTTAGTGAGAAGATGCTTTCTGCCTGCCAAACTCTGGAGGTACACCTCAATGGCAGCAAGGTCATATCCAACAGAGAACTG CGCTCCTGTCTGGGCACAGTGCAGCAGGAGTGGTTCTGTTTGTCCAGTCAGAAGAGGGCATGTCCACAGATTGTGGAGGAATTCCTCTTCGCCTGCCGCCATGTCTCGCCAGACGTGCTGTGCTATGTGGCCAACATGGCTGACCAAAATGGCAACACAGCCCTTCACTACAGTGTGTCTCACTCTAATTTCAGTGTAGTAAAGATTCTACTTGCCGCAG GAGTGTGTAATATTGATTATCAGAATAAGGCTGGCTATACTCCCATAATGCTTGCCTCCCTGGCAGCTGTGGAAACAAAGGAAGACATGATGGTTGTGCAAGAACTCTTCAGCAGAGGCGATGTTAATGCCAAGGCCAGCCAG GCTGGTCAGACCGCTCTCATGCTAGCAGTCAGTCATGGGCGTATAGATATGGTCCGGGCTCTATTGGCTGCGGGGGCAGAGGTCAACATCCAGGACGACGAGGGGTCATCCGCTCTGATGTGTGCCGGTGAACACGGCCATGCTGACATTGTCAAACTCTTACTGGCCCAGCCAGGCTGTGATGCCACACTGACTGACAAT GATGAGAGCACCGCTTTGTCTATAGCTCTGGAGGCCGGACACAAAGACATTGCTATGCTCCTCTATGCCCATGTCAACTACTCAAAGGGCCAACCTAGG GGATCCCCTCGAAGCAAGACTCCTCCTGCGTCACGCAAAAGCTTTTCTGATTAA